A genome region from Dreissena polymorpha isolate Duluth1 chromosome 16, UMN_Dpol_1.0, whole genome shotgun sequence includes the following:
- the LOC127862487 gene encoding uncharacterized protein C6orf62 homolog yields MSTNVGDPSMRKSQRLGRLQKLLQKKQESLADQFNFKMLVTFHFKGKKSNAVFQVDNVHPVMTNNYEDCIMQGVKDEAYSEESMRELLEKDTVQFHVPKWQSLRRDLYGSTTNVDYFIWPRNDVEKIECSLFSKWKEDIGPYRKIEVNFEFFYSDIDKQAVYLASSKNDTGLIIANPEQNVFLFTDRLKLQSHTREVTILKLCCLCVYLPQDQLTAWGLQTLDQTRSALQAV; encoded by the exons ATGTCAACTAATGTTGGAGATCCGTCAATGAGAAAGAGTCAGAGACTTGGCAGACTTCAAAAGCTCTTGCAAAAGAAACAAGAGTCATTAGCAGATCAATTCAACTTCAAGATGCTGGTCACTTTTCATTTTAAAGGAAAG AAAAGTAATGCAGTATTCCAAGTAGACAATGTACATCCGGTTATGACAAACAATTATGAAGATTGCATTATGCAAGGAGTAAag GATGAAGCATATTCTGAGGAGAGCATGAGAGAGTTGCTTGAGAAAGACACAGTGCAGTTCCACGTCCCGAAGTGGCAGTCACTGAGGAGG GATCTGTATGGCAGCACTACCAACGTGGATTATTTCATATGGCCACGGAATGATGTTGAGAAGATTGAATGCTCACTGTTTTCAAAGTGGAAGGAGGACATTGGACCATATAGAAAGATTGAG GTAAACTTTGAGTTTTTCTACAGCGACATTGACAAGCAGGCAGTGTACCTGGCTTCCAGCAAAAATGACACTGGTCTGATCATTGCTAATCCAGAGCAGAATGTGTTCCTCTTCACAGATAGACTGAAATTACAG TCCCACACGAGGGAGGTCACGATTCTGAAACTGTGCTGCCTGTGTGTGTACCTGCCTCAAGACCAGCTCACAGCCTGGGGCCTGCAGACCCTCGATCAAACACGGTCCGCCCTGCAAGCTGTATAA